In Dysidea avara chromosome 6, odDysAvar1.4, whole genome shotgun sequence, the genomic stretch GAGAGAAAGGTTGGATGAGGATAGCTGATGTTACCCTGCCAAGGGAGGTTGTCCCAATGGTTGGAGGAAGATTACTACTCCTGTTGCTGCTTGTAGACCTCCCAATGATGATCCTGGTTGTTTCTCAACTATTTTTTCCACTCACAATATCCCGTTCAGTAAAATATGTGGAATGGTGGTAGGTATTCAAAAGGGAACTACTGATGGGTTTGTGCCTGGTGATGACCAAATGTCCATAGATATTCCATACTTAGATGGTGTATCAATAACTTATGGTACTCCAAGAAAGCATATCTGGTCCTATGCAGCAGGTCTTAGTGAGGATGGGATTGACAGTAAAAACTCTCATGGCAGTTGCCCTTGTTCTCAATACCGTGGTAGACTTCCTTTATCATTTGTTTATGATCATTACTACTGTGAATCAGGTGCTATTGGTGGCTTGCAGCTTGGAACTTATTTTAAGGATGACCCTTTATGGGATGGTAAAGGTTGTGGGAGTAAGAACACTTGTTGTACCCAACCCAACCTGCCGTGGTTCTTCCGTCAGTTACCATTAACCAATAATGATGATATTGAGGCTAGGATCTGTTATAATCAACCATTTGGTGATGAATGTGTTCTGGTGAAAGAGGCTCAGTTGTACGTGCAGTAGTTTTGTTGCAGTTATACTGTCACAACCAAACTGCTAGACACTTTCTGCATGCATAACCATTGTACT encodes the following:
- the LOC136258347 gene encoding uncharacterized protein; its protein translation is MDKAVSRQANYCSFVFESGQQQLFRLEDEWLLLLLNEQHDWKLLLITGAYPRTASRDHFSTNDPAHVRFSQFKVQSHILTSPCIVGGEMEELLTELSLKYAAYYSLNIGSCKLKDVTVCSIYVMVMMCIGVVMADTDCNQYGFSTTQPGKSCRDIYQLNPASRNNSGYYIVKSDVHFYPAKGGCPNGWRKITTPVAACRPPNDDPGCFSTIFSTHNIPFSKICGMVVGIQKGTTDGFVPGDDQMSIDIPYLDGVSITYGTPRKHIWSYAAGLSEDGIDSKNSHGSCPCSQYRGRLPLSFVYDHYYCESGAIGGLQLGTYFKDDPLWDGKGCGSKNTCCTQPNLPWFFRQLPLTNNDDIEARICYNQPFGDECVLVKEAQLYVQ